The Streptomyces avermitilis MA-4680 = NBRC 14893 genome contains a region encoding:
- a CDS encoding HIT family protein → MLHLMTSEPEQQIGVGTQDAFQRLWTPHRMAYIQGENKPTGPGADDGCPFCSIPAKSDEDGLIVRRGEQVYAVLNLYPYNGGHLMVVPYRHVADYTDLTESETAELAELTKQAMTALRTASGAHGFNIGMNQGTVAGAGIAAHLHQHIVPRWGGDTNFMPVVGHTKVLPQLLADTRKMLAEAWPTAA, encoded by the coding sequence ATGCTGCACCTCATGACGAGTGAGCCGGAGCAGCAGATCGGAGTGGGAACGCAGGACGCGTTCCAGCGCCTGTGGACGCCTCATCGGATGGCGTACATCCAGGGCGAGAACAAGCCCACCGGTCCGGGGGCCGACGACGGCTGTCCCTTCTGCTCGATCCCGGCCAAGTCCGACGAGGACGGGCTCATCGTCCGGCGCGGCGAGCAGGTGTACGCGGTGCTCAACCTGTACCCGTACAACGGCGGCCATCTGATGGTCGTGCCCTACCGCCATGTCGCCGACTACACGGACCTCACCGAGTCGGAGACCGCCGAACTCGCCGAGCTGACCAAGCAGGCGATGACCGCGCTGCGTACGGCGTCGGGAGCGCACGGCTTCAACATCGGCATGAACCAGGGCACGGTGGCGGGTGCGGGCATCGCCGCCCACCTCCACCAGCACATCGTGCCGCGCTGGGGCGGCGACACCAACTTCATGCCGGTCGTCGGCCACACCAAGGTGCTGCCGCAGCTCCTCGCGGACACCCGGAAGATGCTGGCGGAG